One part of the Prochlorococcus marinus str. MIT 9313 genome encodes these proteins:
- a CDS encoding MFS transporter, giving the protein MGDILIPDRETHLRLFDGKVIAGSCAMGIGFGLVRFDFGAIARVMVQADWFITTGIGQLAGLNLLAFLLGSFHHSLLSSHKGILRILRVSLLVIVLSFWFAAFEPDLWGQAFTRVCTGWAAGHMISGIPPLALAQSPSSQRRKNSAMVLAGGGAGALIGACSIGIFAPSSPQMAWVVLAICATALAFPVFWLLRSSIHDQLASAQSISTDISMKTPEISIGQRWRVAALLIGGGLLLGAGQVPVTLYTPMVVSQRLGLDPSVSSESLAVLGLGSWIGALVAATFPRRWATASLLPLASIIGLIGSLLFSFSDYLSTVLLATFLIGIWMWVTLSLTYDRLGELVTSPGLNRRLWALMATTAGLGYATFSFSFSNLASSNLNAVLFIGVFVIAFQFLMEIMQGRSVQ; this is encoded by the coding sequence ATGGGAGATATATTGATACCAGACAGGGAAACCCATTTGCGTTTGTTTGATGGAAAGGTGATCGCAGGAAGTTGTGCTATGGGCATTGGATTTGGTTTGGTTCGTTTTGACTTCGGTGCAATTGCAAGGGTGATGGTGCAGGCAGATTGGTTTATTACCACAGGGATAGGGCAACTTGCAGGATTAAACCTGCTTGCATTCTTACTTGGATCTTTTCACCATTCCTTACTGAGCAGTCATAAAGGTATCTTGCGCATCTTGAGAGTTTCTTTGTTGGTTATTGTGCTTTCTTTTTGGTTTGCAGCATTTGAACCAGATCTTTGGGGACAGGCATTCACTCGGGTTTGTACTGGCTGGGCTGCTGGTCACATGATTAGTGGAATCCCACCACTTGCTCTTGCTCAATCGCCATCAAGTCAGCGACGAAAAAACTCTGCGATGGTTCTTGCTGGAGGTGGAGCTGGTGCGTTAATTGGTGCATGTTCTATAGGGATTTTTGCACCAAGTTCGCCTCAGATGGCTTGGGTTGTTTTGGCAATTTGTGCAACTGCGCTTGCTTTCCCTGTATTTTGGCTACTACGATCATCTATACATGATCAATTAGCTTCTGCGCAGTCGATTAGCACAGATATCTCGATGAAGACTCCTGAGATATCAATTGGTCAGCGTTGGCGAGTTGCGGCTCTCCTTATCGGTGGAGGCTTGCTGTTAGGAGCGGGGCAAGTACCAGTTACTTTATATACCCCGATGGTTGTCAGTCAGAGGCTGGGGCTTGATCCATCCGTTAGCAGTGAGTCTTTGGCCGTGCTTGGCTTGGGTAGTTGGATTGGCGCACTTGTCGCTGCAACTTTTCCGAGACGATGGGCTACTGCCTCCTTGCTCCCTTTGGCATCAATAATTGGTCTAATCGGTAGCCTGCTTTTTTCTTTCAGTGATTATCTCTCAACTGTTTTACTGGCAACGTTTTTGATTGGGATATGGATGTGGGTCACATTAAGCCTTACCTATGATCGCCTTGGAGAGCTTGTCACTTCTCCAGGTCTCAATCGTCGCCTTTGGGCATTAATGGCGACAACAGCAGGCTTGGGCTATGCAACCTTTTCTTTCTCTTTCTCTAATCTTGCCAGTTCTAACCTTAATGCAGTCCTTTTTATTGGCGTCTTTGTAATTGCCTTTCAGTTTCTTATGGAAATTATGCAAGGAAGATCTGTTCAATGA
- a CDS encoding BolA family protein, whose amino-acid sequence MVQSDEVGAAIRLALPDAQVTVEDLTGGGDHLQVSVISNAFAGLSRIRQHQLVYGALKDQLASEVIHALALSTSTPN is encoded by the coding sequence ATGGTTCAATCCGACGAGGTGGGTGCAGCGATCCGGCTAGCCCTACCTGATGCTCAAGTCACCGTTGAAGACCTCACTGGCGGCGGCGACCATCTACAGGTGAGCGTCATCTCAAACGCCTTCGCTGGCCTTTCCAGAATCCGTCAGCATCAGTTGGTCTATGGGGCCCTCAAAGATCAGCTCGCCAGTGAAGTTATCCATGCCCTGGCCTTAAGCACCTCTACTCCTAACTAA
- a CDS encoding metallophosphoesterase — protein MKSPRECHWVIGDVHGCYQSLIELIALLPSSDQLVFCGDVINRGPAIEATMLLAWEMVCGGRAHWLRGNHEQHLIDCLEVDPQDGQAALLAIDTYRQLGDRQAREWLSRLKGLPLVYKAKGWIATHAGFDLDGNPDLSIRQRFWEDYDGRYGRVIVAHTPRPQVERHRHIVMIDTGACYGGLLSAYCPERDAVVQVCGDRKLNQYLACDVDKPKESFTQEMTTSSSLVSTKPC, from the coding sequence GTGAAGTCACCCCGCGAATGTCACTGGGTGATTGGGGATGTCCATGGCTGTTATCAATCCTTGATAGAGCTCATCGCCTTGCTCCCCAGCTCAGACCAGCTCGTGTTTTGTGGAGATGTGATCAATCGAGGGCCGGCCATTGAGGCCACCATGTTGCTTGCCTGGGAAATGGTCTGTGGCGGTCGTGCTCATTGGTTGCGTGGAAACCATGAACAACACCTGATCGATTGTCTGGAGGTCGACCCTCAAGATGGCCAGGCTGCTTTGCTGGCGATTGACACGTACAGGCAATTGGGTGATCGCCAGGCTCGAGAGTGGTTAAGCCGCTTGAAAGGGCTTCCTCTTGTTTACAAAGCCAAGGGATGGATTGCGACTCACGCTGGCTTTGACCTCGATGGCAATCCTGATTTGAGCATTCGTCAGCGATTCTGGGAGGATTACGACGGTCGCTATGGACGCGTGATCGTTGCTCATACCCCTCGTCCGCAGGTGGAGCGCCATCGCCATATCGTGATGATTGATACGGGAGCTTGCTACGGGGGCTTGCTGAGCGCCTATTGCCCAGAACGCGATGCTGTTGTTCAGGTCTGCGGTGACCGCAAGTTGAATCAGTATCTTGCATGCGATGTCGACAAGCCCAAAGAGTCGTTCACTCAAGAGATGACTACATCATCATCCCTGGTTTCTACTAAGCCTTGCTGA
- a CDS encoding DUF6761 family protein, with translation MTSLDHPEAIRHFQSLCDACQELTSRYHSQSELRLYADGYIHALRRSGQLEIRDQARFEDLVDRWILDPSSFIGPDGDMGTLYRKKEAGW, from the coding sequence ATGACATCTCTTGATCACCCTGAGGCGATTAGACACTTCCAGTCGCTTTGTGATGCCTGTCAGGAACTGACCAGTCGTTACCACAGTCAGTCGGAGCTTCGGCTCTATGCAGACGGCTACATTCATGCTCTAAGGCGTAGTGGACAACTGGAGATAAGGGATCAGGCCAGGTTTGAAGATCTTGTCGATCGTTGGATTTTGGATCCCTCCAGCTTTATTGGCCCAGATGGCGATATGGGAACTCTTTATCGCAAAAAAGAAGCGGGTTGGTAA
- a CDS encoding methyltransferase family protein — protein sequence MASMSNSSKQSPAESLGMAFSGWGLSWGGWLDNRQGEWWLLAQIILIAAHLLPPWPALERWGYRWPLPITIFGACLFCVGVLLVVQAFWRLGASLSPLPDPKPAAALVTMGAYRRCRHPLYQALLLCSAGVAIALGSLLHVALFLALCLLLRGKARREERKLMILHPEYSAYRASTAAIIPGFPLLDWRS from the coding sequence ATGGCTTCGATGTCAAATTCTTCAAAGCAAAGCCCAGCAGAGTCTCTGGGTATGGCTTTTTCTGGTTGGGGCCTGAGTTGGGGAGGCTGGCTGGATAATCGCCAGGGTGAGTGGTGGCTGTTGGCACAGATCATCCTGATTGCAGCCCATCTCTTGCCCCCCTGGCCTGCTTTAGAGCGTTGGGGATATCGTTGGCCATTGCCAATTACCATTTTTGGCGCCTGCCTGTTTTGTGTGGGGGTGTTGTTAGTGGTTCAAGCGTTTTGGCGTCTTGGCGCAAGCCTTTCACCATTGCCTGATCCAAAGCCCGCTGCTGCCCTTGTAACGATGGGTGCCTATCGACGCTGCCGCCATCCGCTTTATCAAGCGCTGTTGCTGTGTTCCGCTGGAGTTGCCATTGCCCTTGGCAGCCTGTTGCATGTGGCGTTGTTCCTTGCTCTGTGCCTTTTGCTGAGGGGTAAGGCTCGGCGGGAGGAGCGAAAGTTAATGATCTTGCATCCTGAATACAGTGCCTATCGCGCTAGTACTGCAGCGATTATTCCAGGGTTTCCTCTGCTGGACTGGAGAAGCTGA
- a CDS encoding response regulator transcription factor translates to MQTTPKQPSRVLVVEPHQTLRTVLVHRLRQDGHLTAAVASAVEALDVCRDQSPDLLVSAELLERSSAMRLSHQLRCPVIVLTARTGTEPMVGLLNEGADDVLRKPFGLEELAARCRTLLKRGHSGLQERVTVGPLEVHLLLRQVTLRDKPVELSPREFALLCALLMPPGIVRSRQELLRMAWPPFSGGPRSVDTQILTLRRKLEQAGLGEGGGITTMRQQGYRFSLDTLPDSES, encoded by the coding sequence ATGCAGACCACGCCAAAGCAGCCCTCAAGGGTCCTTGTGGTGGAACCTCACCAAACTCTTCGCACGGTGCTGGTCCATCGCCTCCGTCAGGACGGCCATCTCACCGCTGCAGTGGCATCAGCCGTGGAAGCCCTTGACGTCTGCCGAGATCAATCACCGGATCTTCTAGTTAGTGCTGAGTTACTTGAGAGGAGTTCTGCAATGCGACTCTCTCATCAGCTCCGTTGCCCTGTGATCGTGTTAACAGCTCGAACAGGCACAGAGCCCATGGTGGGCCTCCTGAATGAAGGCGCCGACGATGTGTTGCGCAAACCATTTGGACTTGAAGAACTCGCCGCACGCTGTCGCACCTTGCTGAAACGGGGACATAGCGGTTTACAGGAGCGCGTCACAGTGGGCCCCCTTGAAGTCCACTTGTTGCTCAGACAAGTGACTCTGCGCGATAAACCTGTGGAATTAAGCCCCAGAGAATTTGCACTTCTCTGTGCACTTTTAATGCCTCCAGGTATCGTACGAAGCCGCCAAGAATTATTGCGAATGGCTTGGCCTCCCTTCAGCGGCGGGCCTCGTTCTGTAGACACCCAGATCCTTACCTTGCGACGCAAACTTGAGCAAGCTGGGCTTGGCGAAGGAGGTGGCATCACCACCATGCGCCAGCAGGGCTATAGATTCAGCCTGGATACTCTTCCTGATTCTGAATCATAA
- a CDS encoding exodeoxyribonuclease V subunit gamma, which translates to MLTIYRSNRAEWLARVLAEQLRLAPPGLFDSVDVLVNTWPTSRWLGEQLASVNGISALVRFPFPGSRLRQLVRMILGIDSDAEDPWRASRLVWPLLDLLPQLLETEEAAPLREWVNRQPSRPGHLNRVQWQLARSIADAFDDYALYRPKLIHQWLEGSDRLLNSSQEMPLTLRWQPQLLRLLAERLQVEPFGIQVHRAVSKLRSGDNPAMALPSQLRLFGLSSLAPVQVELIQALSGFVDVQIFLLTPCPDLWQRCRSRREMLGHQWTEPADGLWLLEAPRLEAILGRMGAEFQQLLEGGGESQLGQWQEGDLFAAPATMACESGKEPTLLEQLQQQLVSPEDHQPLRRRQEDSSLQFLACPGQWRQVQLVRDQILQWFAADPSLEPRDVLVMTPQVNRFAPLLASVFNDAAATGVELPWRLTDRSQQDSPGLTQGMLQLLQIAGERLTATALEGLLANPAIQQQQGFSQDDASSLSRCLQRTGFRWGLDAEERGGDETHSLSWCLDRWLLGLVLPSTPGLAPGGAAPFAEGLEPAQLAKWWQLLAQFCRQLKEFRRARTCGAWVELLQGFVEELFGDGGSWAWERQCLLIALEDWRQIGADCTLLLEAAVVADVLNEALSADSGRFGHRTGALTVSALEPMRAIPHRVIVLMGLDADVFPRHRERAGFHLLEQQRQLGDPRSSDQDRYVLLEALMSTRQHLLITWNSRDEHTGECRPAASPVQQWLGRLQHELSDETFEGLCREPAANPLERSNFLSQGSQPPPSCDRRHFEARRWLDKTLAPPPLALALPLSWGPVKEEVSTAISSELLLRWLIAPQLIWLEQFQLTAREWLDPVEDLETLDLDEWHRHGLLRQRLSELLGNLPTDENALLQESAAGDWKHRYAGQGTLPPGAAATLECERLEKRWQHLQATLLSMGPCSTRRLELADGSRQMLWAGDTVVVVQPGQLKSRGVMEGWLSHLQVCANHTLTAATVVVARCGSAAKKDQFEIALRWQPLPAEQAREQLIALQALACQGLSQCWPVPPMSGWAYANANNKSAGRGEQAFRQSWSGGFNVQGERERAEMQLCFGLNCEASELLNSAGFEQAYTSLYGPLFEALAI; encoded by the coding sequence TTGCTGACGATCTACCGCAGCAACAGAGCGGAGTGGTTAGCTCGAGTGTTGGCGGAGCAGCTGCGTCTGGCACCACCAGGTCTATTTGACTCAGTGGATGTCCTGGTGAACACCTGGCCCACAAGCCGCTGGCTGGGGGAACAGTTGGCAAGCGTGAATGGCATCAGTGCTTTGGTGCGATTCCCTTTCCCAGGATCACGTTTAAGGCAATTGGTTCGGATGATATTGGGGATCGATAGTGATGCTGAAGATCCCTGGCGGGCTAGTCGACTCGTTTGGCCTCTGCTTGATTTGTTGCCACAGCTTTTGGAGACTGAAGAAGCTGCGCCATTGAGAGAATGGGTCAATCGGCAGCCATCTCGGCCAGGCCACCTCAACCGAGTGCAATGGCAGTTAGCCAGAAGCATTGCCGATGCCTTTGACGACTATGCGCTTTACCGCCCCAAGTTGATCCATCAATGGCTGGAGGGCAGTGATCGGCTTTTGAACTCATCGCAGGAGATGCCTTTAACCCTGCGCTGGCAACCCCAGTTGCTGCGTTTATTGGCTGAACGTTTGCAGGTTGAACCGTTCGGGATTCAGGTGCATAGGGCTGTTTCAAAGCTGCGCAGCGGAGACAACCCCGCCATGGCATTGCCAAGTCAACTGCGGCTTTTTGGTCTGAGCAGTCTTGCTCCGGTGCAAGTGGAGTTGATTCAGGCCCTCTCGGGTTTTGTGGACGTACAGATATTTCTGCTGACCCCCTGCCCGGATCTTTGGCAGCGATGTCGTAGCAGAAGGGAGATGTTGGGGCATCAGTGGACCGAGCCGGCTGATGGTTTGTGGTTGCTCGAAGCGCCGCGCTTAGAAGCCATCCTTGGACGCATGGGCGCGGAATTTCAGCAGTTGCTGGAAGGTGGCGGTGAGAGTCAGCTTGGCCAGTGGCAGGAGGGTGATCTATTTGCCGCGCCGGCCACCATGGCTTGTGAATCCGGGAAAGAACCTACGTTGCTTGAGCAGCTTCAGCAGCAGCTTGTCTCGCCGGAGGATCATCAACCTCTGCGGCGCAGGCAAGAGGACAGTTCTTTGCAGTTTTTGGCTTGCCCTGGGCAATGGCGCCAGGTGCAGTTGGTCCGCGATCAGATCTTGCAATGGTTTGCTGCCGACCCCAGCCTCGAACCCCGTGATGTGTTGGTGATGACCCCACAGGTCAATCGTTTTGCTCCTCTGCTCGCCTCGGTGTTCAACGATGCTGCAGCCACTGGCGTGGAGCTTCCCTGGCGGCTCACAGATCGCAGCCAGCAGGACAGCCCTGGGCTGACGCAGGGGATGTTGCAACTGCTTCAGATCGCAGGCGAGCGATTGACTGCCACCGCCCTTGAAGGCTTGCTCGCTAATCCGGCAATACAGCAGCAGCAAGGTTTCAGCCAGGACGATGCCAGTAGCCTTAGTCGCTGTTTACAGCGCACAGGATTTCGCTGGGGACTTGATGCCGAGGAGCGTGGTGGTGATGAGACCCATAGCCTCAGCTGGTGCCTGGATCGCTGGCTGCTTGGCTTGGTGTTGCCCAGCACACCAGGCCTGGCCCCTGGAGGAGCAGCACCCTTCGCAGAGGGGCTGGAACCAGCACAGCTTGCGAAGTGGTGGCAGCTTTTGGCTCAGTTCTGCCGGCAGCTGAAAGAGTTTCGTCGTGCTCGAACTTGTGGAGCTTGGGTAGAGCTTCTACAGGGTTTTGTCGAGGAGTTGTTTGGTGATGGTGGCTCTTGGGCCTGGGAGCGGCAGTGCCTGCTGATTGCTTTGGAGGATTGGCGTCAGATTGGTGCTGACTGCACGTTGTTGCTGGAAGCGGCTGTTGTAGCAGATGTGTTGAATGAAGCTCTCTCTGCAGATAGCGGTCGGTTTGGACATCGCACTGGTGCCCTCACAGTGAGTGCTCTGGAGCCGATGCGTGCCATCCCTCATCGTGTGATCGTGCTGATGGGATTGGACGCCGATGTTTTCCCTCGCCATCGTGAGCGAGCTGGCTTTCATCTATTGGAGCAGCAGCGTCAGCTAGGTGATCCACGCAGTAGTGATCAAGATCGTTATGTGCTTTTGGAAGCATTGATGTCGACCCGACAGCATCTGCTGATCACCTGGAACAGCCGCGATGAGCACACGGGCGAATGTCGCCCAGCTGCTAGCCCTGTGCAGCAATGGCTTGGACGGCTGCAGCATGAGCTCAGCGATGAGACATTTGAGGGCCTATGTCGAGAACCAGCCGCCAATCCCCTTGAGCGCAGTAATTTTCTATCTCAGGGGAGCCAACCACCTCCTAGCTGTGACCGTCGCCATTTCGAGGCGCGCCGCTGGTTGGATAAAACTCTAGCGCCACCACCCCTTGCCCTTGCGCTTCCTTTGAGTTGGGGCCCTGTGAAAGAGGAAGTTTCAACTGCTATCTCATCTGAATTGTTGTTGCGCTGGTTAATCGCTCCCCAACTGATTTGGTTGGAGCAATTTCAGTTAACAGCCCGTGAATGGCTTGACCCTGTTGAAGACCTTGAGACCCTCGATCTAGATGAATGGCATCGGCATGGTTTGCTCAGGCAACGTTTGTCAGAGCTGCTTGGCAATCTCCCTACTGATGAGAATGCATTGCTGCAGGAATCAGCAGCAGGTGATTGGAAGCATCGCTATGCCGGTCAAGGCACCCTTCCTCCAGGAGCAGCTGCGACGTTGGAGTGCGAACGTCTCGAGAAGCGTTGGCAACATTTACAGGCAACGCTACTGAGCATGGGACCATGCTCGACACGACGTCTTGAGTTGGCGGATGGCTCCAGGCAAATGCTCTGGGCTGGGGACACGGTCGTGGTGGTGCAACCAGGTCAGTTGAAGTCAAGGGGGGTGATGGAGGGATGGCTAAGCCATTTGCAGGTCTGCGCAAATCACACGCTTACGGCGGCAACTGTCGTCGTAGCCCGTTGTGGATCAGCAGCCAAGAAGGATCAATTTGAGATAGCTCTGCGTTGGCAGCCACTTCCAGCCGAGCAAGCAAGAGAACAACTCATTGCTTTGCAGGCTTTGGCCTGTCAGGGTTTGAGTCAGTGTTGGCCAGTGCCACCGATGAGTGGTTGGGCCTACGCCAACGCCAACAACAAATCGGCTGGTAGGGGTGAACAAGCCTTCCGTCAGTCTTGGAGTGGCGGATTTAATGTTCAGGGTGAGCGTGAACGGGCTGAGATGCAGCTCTGCTTTGGTCTGAACTGCGAAGCTTCAGAGCTTCTCAACAGCGCTGGTTTTGAGCAGGCATACACAAGCCTTTATGGCCCTTTGTTTGAGGCATTGGCGATCTAG
- the grxD gene encoding Grx4 family monothiol glutaredoxin: protein MDPTTKTRIEALIQSSPIMVFMKGTKLMPQCGFSNNCVQILNSLGMSFETFDVLSDMEIRQGIKDYSNWPTIPQVYVKGEFIGGSDILIEMYNAGELAEKLEIALNS from the coding sequence ATGGATCCCACTACCAAAACACGTATTGAAGCCCTGATCCAATCAAGCCCGATCATGGTGTTCATGAAAGGCACAAAACTGATGCCTCAGTGCGGCTTCTCCAACAATTGTGTGCAGATCCTCAACTCCCTCGGCATGAGCTTCGAAACCTTTGATGTGCTCTCCGATATGGAAATTCGCCAAGGGATCAAGGACTACTCCAATTGGCCGACAATTCCCCAGGTTTATGTAAAAGGAGAATTCATCGGCGGATCAGACATCTTGATTGAGATGTACAACGCGGGAGAACTGGCCGAGAAGCTTGAGATCGCTCTTAACAGCTAG
- a CDS encoding lysophospholipid acyltransferase family protein, with translation MAFNFGCLNSPETVSSALATRENSLGLAIDPFLAPVAMVATQDIVLRQYFRERIVLGQENLPMQGPVLLAPTHRSRWDALMLPMAAGRRVTGRDCRFMVTVDEMKGLQGWFLHRLGCFPVNQSKPSLTSLRYAIDLMADGQQVVVFPEGTINRTEKPIKLYQGLARLAQLAKSQNIDVQVVPVGLGYSEVIPKACGRASICFAEPMKVLETGREAVKSFNAELSEKMHAAEQAALHAVGRLKKAP, from the coding sequence TTGGCCTTTAACTTCGGATGTTTGAACTCGCCAGAGACGGTGTCCTCGGCCCTAGCGACTCGTGAAAATTCCCTGGGTCTCGCAATAGACCCTTTTTTGGCCCCCGTTGCCATGGTGGCGACTCAAGACATCGTCCTGCGCCAATACTTTCGAGAGCGCATCGTTCTGGGTCAAGAGAATCTGCCCATGCAAGGGCCAGTGTTGCTGGCTCCCACCCATCGTTCACGCTGGGATGCATTGATGTTACCCATGGCCGCTGGCCGTCGGGTTACGGGTCGTGATTGTCGATTTATGGTCACTGTTGATGAAATGAAGGGCCTACAGGGATGGTTTCTCCATCGCTTGGGATGTTTCCCGGTGAATCAGAGCAAACCTTCGCTCACCAGCCTGCGCTATGCGATTGATCTGATGGCTGATGGTCAACAGGTCGTGGTTTTTCCAGAAGGAACAATCAATCGCACAGAAAAACCCATCAAGCTCTATCAAGGTTTGGCACGTCTGGCTCAACTTGCAAAAAGCCAAAATATTGATGTCCAAGTCGTACCAGTTGGTCTTGGCTATAGCGAAGTCATTCCCAAAGCCTGTGGACGGGCATCAATTTGCTTCGCAGAACCGATGAAGGTCTTGGAGACTGGTCGTGAGGCGGTGAAAAGCTTCAATGCTGAGCTGTCAGAAAAGATGCATGCAGCTGAACAAGCGGCCCTCCATGCAGTAGGCCGTCTCAAGAAAGCACCTTAA
- a CDS encoding pyridoxine 5'-phosphate synthase, which translates to MASLGVNIDHIANVRQARQTVEPDPVPMALLAELGGADGITVHLREDRRHIQDRDLDLLRATVRSRLNLEMAATAEMVGIALKIQPDMVTLVPERRQEVTTEGGLDVAAQQGSLKGMVDQLQVAGIPVSLFVDPVSQQLEAAFKSGARWVELHTGAYAEACWADQSFELARLTEATARARSLGLRVNAGHGLTYQNVEAVAAIEGIEELNIGHTIVARSIAVGLKEAVREMKRLVQNPRREPLFG; encoded by the coding sequence ATGGCCAGCCTCGGGGTCAACATCGACCACATTGCCAATGTGCGCCAGGCTCGCCAAACCGTGGAACCCGATCCAGTGCCGATGGCTCTATTGGCGGAACTTGGTGGAGCCGATGGCATCACAGTTCACTTAAGAGAAGATCGCCGTCATATTCAGGATCGAGACCTGGACCTGCTTCGGGCAACAGTGCGCAGTCGTCTCAATTTGGAGATGGCAGCCACTGCTGAAATGGTGGGAATTGCTTTAAAAATTCAACCTGACATGGTGACACTCGTACCAGAGCGACGGCAGGAGGTGACCACAGAAGGAGGTTTGGATGTTGCTGCCCAGCAGGGATCCTTGAAAGGCATGGTTGATCAGCTGCAGGTTGCAGGGATTCCCGTCAGCTTGTTTGTAGATCCTGTTTCTCAACAACTGGAGGCAGCTTTTAAGAGTGGTGCTCGGTGGGTGGAGCTGCACACTGGCGCTTACGCCGAAGCCTGTTGGGCTGATCAATCCTTTGAACTTGCACGCTTGACTGAAGCGACAGCAAGAGCGCGCAGCCTTGGCTTACGCGTGAATGCTGGGCATGGCCTCACTTATCAGAATGTAGAAGCCGTGGCTGCGATTGAAGGGATTGAAGAATTGAATATTGGTCATACGATTGTGGCCCGTTCGATTGCTGTAGGCCTTAAAGAAGCTGTAAGAGAGATGAAGCGTCTTGTCCAGAATCCCCGACGAGAGCCTCTTTTTGGGTAG